The nucleotide window ATGGCGTTCTGAAATCTGCGCAGGGACGGATCGATCCCTTACGGCGACGTCCGATTATCGAACCGCCGTGTTCAGCTCCGGGGGCAGCACCTCGTTCAGGCTGCCGGAACGGTAACCTTTGAGATCGAGGGTGACGTACGTATAGCCGATCTCCTTCAGCTTCGCATGCACCGTCTCGGCTACGGCCAGCACATCGGCCAGCTCGGACGGCGGCACCTCGATGCGGGCCAACCGGTCATGCTGGCGCACGCGAACTTGACGGAAGCCGAGCTGAATCAGGAAGTCCTCGGCGCGGTCGATCATCGACAGCTTCTGCGCGGTGATCTGTTCGCCGTATGGAATCCGCGAAGACAAGCAGGCAAACGAAGGCTTATCCCACGTGCGCAGTCCGAACTTGCGGGACAAGTGGCGGATTTCCGATTTTTTGATGCCGGCTTCGAGCAGCGGAGCCCGCACCCCGCGTTCATGCGCGGCCTGAAGACCCGGGCGGTGTTCGCCGAGATCGTCGGCGATCGCGCCGAAAATGACGTGATCGTAACCGCGCTCCTTGGCGATCGGAATCAAGTGGTCGAACAAGGAGTTTTTGCAGAAATAACAGCGGTTGGCCGGATTCTCGGCATAACCCGGAATATTCAGCTCGCTGGTGTGCACGATCTCATGCTTGGCGCCAAGCTCGCGCGCGAGCTGCACAGCCTCCTGCTTCTCCCGCTCCGGATACGTCTCCGAGTCGGCCGTAATCGCCAGCACCCGGTCCGGACCCAAAAACTCCAAAGCCGCCTTCAGAAGAAACGCGCTGTCAACGCCGCCGGAAAATGCAACAACAACCTTGCCCATCGAACGAAGCACTTCTCCGAGCCGCTCGTATTTCTCCTCGATCTGTTGATCGACGGTT belongs to Paenibacillus thermoaerophilus and includes:
- the larE gene encoding ATP-dependent sacrificial sulfur transferase LarE, whose protein sequence is MATVDQQIEEKYERLGEVLRSMGKVVVAFSGGVDSAFLLKAALEFLGPDRVLAITADSETYPEREKQEAVQLARELGAKHEIVHTSELNIPGYAENPANRCYFCKNSLFDHLIPIAKERGYDHVIFGAIADDLGEHRPGLQAAHERGVRAPLLEAGIKKSEIRHLSRKFGLRTWDKPSFACLSSRIPYGEQITAQKLSMIDRAEDFLIQLGFRQVRVRQHDRLARIEVPPSELADVLAVAETVHAKLKEIGYTYVTLDLKGYRSGSLNEVLPPELNTAVR